A stretch of Aureispira sp. CCB-E DNA encodes these proteins:
- the mnmE gene encoding tRNA uridine-5-carboxymethylaminomethyl(34) synthesis GTPase MnmE, with the protein MYNFIDLQDTIVALATPAGSGAIGIVRLSGNQAISITNEVFQAKDLQQVDSHTIHLGYIRDEQNKIIDQALVSVFKNPHSYTKEDVIEVSCHGSRYIQQQLIELFIRKGARMAREGEFTLRAFLNGQMDLSQAEAVADLIAAESESAHQLALSQMRGGFSDQIKELRSELIHFASMIELELDFGEEDVEFANREKLQELVQQIVRIIKRLLDSFQLGNAIKHGVHTVLAGRPNAGKSTLLNALLNEERAIVSDIAGTTRDTIEEILNIQGVQYRLIDTAGIREATDQIEAIGVEKTLEQVAKSAILIYVYDQTTLSPLEAQADLQKLATADMNIIVVANKADLHSQNQAPSSLEENDTLEKVTQNLTTPYTTLSLSAKDKTQIDQLKQLLFDLVASGQLQQDSSIVSNSRHYEALQSALQSLDAVLEGLEIGISNDFLAMDIRHALNYLGEITGEISTDDLLGNIFSSFCIGK; encoded by the coding sequence TTGTACAACTTCATTGATCTCCAAGACACTATAGTTGCCTTAGCTACTCCTGCTGGTAGTGGCGCTATTGGAATTGTCCGCCTTTCTGGCAACCAAGCTATCTCAATTACCAATGAAGTCTTTCAAGCTAAAGACTTACAACAAGTTGATTCTCACACGATTCATTTGGGATATATTCGCGATGAACAAAATAAAATCATTGATCAAGCTTTAGTTTCTGTTTTTAAAAACCCACATTCTTACACAAAGGAGGATGTTATAGAGGTTTCTTGTCATGGTTCTCGTTATATTCAGCAACAACTGATTGAACTGTTTATTCGCAAAGGTGCTAGAATGGCTAGAGAAGGGGAATTTACATTGCGTGCTTTTTTGAATGGTCAAATGGACTTGTCTCAAGCTGAAGCTGTGGCTGATTTAATTGCTGCCGAATCTGAATCAGCACACCAATTGGCTTTGTCTCAAATGCGGGGAGGTTTTTCGGATCAAATTAAGGAGCTCCGAAGCGAATTAATTCATTTTGCCTCCATGATAGAACTAGAATTGGATTTTGGTGAGGAAGATGTAGAATTTGCCAATAGAGAAAAACTGCAAGAACTCGTTCAACAAATTGTTCGGATTATCAAGCGCCTTTTAGATTCCTTTCAATTGGGCAATGCCATCAAACATGGCGTCCATACGGTATTGGCTGGTCGCCCCAATGCAGGAAAATCAACGCTTCTAAACGCTCTGCTCAATGAAGAACGAGCCATTGTTTCTGACATTGCGGGAACAACAAGGGATACCATCGAAGAAATACTCAATATTCAAGGGGTTCAATATCGCTTAATTGATACCGCAGGCATTCGAGAAGCAACCGACCAAATAGAGGCTATTGGGGTCGAAAAAACGTTGGAACAGGTTGCCAAATCTGCCATTCTAATTTACGTCTACGACCAAACGACATTAAGCCCTTTAGAGGCACAAGCTGATCTTCAAAAATTGGCGACAGCGGATATGAATATCATTGTTGTTGCCAACAAAGCAGATTTGCATTCTCAAAATCAAGCTCCATCCTCTCTTGAAGAGAACGATACTCTAGAAAAAGTTACACAAAATTTGACGACGCCATACACTACTCTATCGCTTTCTGCCAAGGACAAAACGCAAATTGATCAGCTCAAACAATTGCTTTTTGACTTGGTCGCTTCTGGGCAATTGCAACAGGATAGTAGCATTGTCTCTAATTCTCGCCACTACGAAGCGCTTCAATCTGCTCTACAGTCTTTGGATGCTGTTTTGGAAGGATTGGAAATTGGCATTTCTAACGATTTTTTAGCCATGGACATTCGCCACGCTTTAAATTACTTGGGTGAAATTACTGGCGAAATCTCTACGGATGATTTGTTGGGGAATATTTTTTCTTCTTTCTGTATCGGAAAGTAA
- the galE gene encoding UDP-glucose 4-epimerase GalE produces MSKILVTGGCGYIGSHTIIDLVENGFDVISIDNNVRSNPEILDVVAQITGKTIPNYAVDLCNLEAIKTVFESHQDIVGIIHFAAYKSVPESVQEPLKYYQNNLNSLLNVLTCIHQYQIPNFIFSSSCSIYGNTSVLPVTEDTPMSRAESPYASTKQMAERIIEDFSVANPNINSILLRYFNPAGAHPSGLMGEIPQAGAYNVVPILMEALTGARDQFTVTGNDHDTRDGSCIRDYIHVMDVGNAHTKSLQYLLNNKNNANCEAFNVGIGKGISVLELITAFDKATGQKLDYKIGPRRAGDVSAIYSDYSKANKLLGWTPKYNVDDILSTAWQWFQNGSTFVKQ; encoded by the coding sequence ATGTCTAAAATATTGGTAACTGGTGGGTGTGGTTATATTGGTAGTCACACCATTATTGATTTAGTAGAAAATGGTTTTGATGTAATTTCTATCGACAACAATGTCCGATCTAATCCTGAAATTTTGGATGTTGTTGCCCAAATTACAGGTAAAACGATTCCTAACTATGCTGTTGACCTTTGCAATTTAGAAGCCATTAAAACGGTCTTCGAATCACATCAAGATATTGTCGGCATCATACATTTTGCAGCATACAAAAGTGTGCCTGAATCGGTTCAAGAACCATTAAAATACTATCAGAACAACCTAAACAGTTTGCTCAATGTATTAACTTGCATTCATCAGTATCAGATTCCTAACTTTATATTCTCTTCTTCTTGTTCTATTTATGGCAACACCTCTGTTCTACCTGTAACGGAAGACACTCCTATGTCAAGAGCAGAAAGTCCTTATGCTAGTACCAAACAAATGGCGGAGAGAATTATTGAAGATTTTTCTGTTGCCAATCCTAACATTAATAGCATCTTATTGCGTTATTTCAACCCTGCGGGTGCCCATCCTAGTGGTTTGATGGGAGAAATTCCTCAAGCGGGAGCCTACAATGTTGTTCCAATTTTGATGGAAGCATTAACAGGAGCTAGAGATCAGTTTACGGTTACAGGCAATGATCACGACACTAGAGATGGTAGCTGCATCCGAGACTATATCCATGTTATGGATGTTGGTAATGCGCATACAAAATCCTTACAATATTTGCTTAACAATAAAAATAATGCTAATTGTGAAGCCTTTAATGTAGGCATAGGGAAAGGTATTTCTGTCTTAGAATTAATTACCGCCTTTGACAAAGCGACTGGGCAAAAATTAGATTACAAAATTGGTCCTCGTAGAGCAGGTGACGTTTCGGCCATCTATTCTGACTACTCAAAAGCAAACAAACTGTTGGGCTGGACGCCAAAATATAATGTTGACGACATCCTGTCTACTGCTTGGCAATGGTTTCAAAATGGATCTACTTTTGTAAAACAATAG
- a CDS encoding glycosyltransferase has product METSKNILVAVLNWGLGHATRCIPIIDELEQQGANVVLASDGEALILLRQQYPHLNTIELPTYGIHYKGSNMFLNILPQVPKILRAIRLERRKLNSIIKEYKITTIISDNRYGMYHHKIQSIFITHQLNIQVPNRYIEAFVAKCNHFFIQKFNACWVPDYELEPNIAGDLAHKTSLKNIAYLGPLSRLSKMSKRPARQDVIVVLSGPEPQRTYLEEKVIKQATQLPYQFLIVGGKPKSVEEKQLAVNIRWQSFLDSDALQIAIEESRIVIARSGYSTIMDLLTLGCSKVLLIPTPGQTEQEYLARRLAQKGFFITQQQANLDLKQSIDSLAKKESKPFIKYTPKQLGNIISSYIK; this is encoded by the coding sequence TTGGAAACATCTAAAAATATACTTGTTGCTGTTTTGAATTGGGGATTAGGACATGCCACTCGTTGCATTCCAATTATTGATGAATTAGAACAACAAGGCGCCAATGTTGTTTTAGCTTCTGATGGAGAAGCATTGATCCTTCTTCGTCAGCAATATCCCCATTTGAATACGATTGAATTACCTACTTACGGTATTCACTACAAGGGGAGCAATATGTTTTTAAACATCTTACCTCAGGTACCCAAAATTCTAAGAGCAATACGTTTAGAACGTAGAAAGTTGAATTCTATTATCAAGGAATATAAAATTACGACAATTATTTCTGATAATCGTTATGGAATGTATCATCATAAAATTCAGTCTATTTTTATAACACATCAACTTAATATTCAGGTTCCCAATCGATATATAGAAGCGTTTGTAGCAAAGTGCAATCATTTTTTTATTCAAAAATTTAATGCTTGTTGGGTGCCAGATTATGAATTAGAACCTAATATAGCAGGGGATTTAGCACACAAAACTAGTTTAAAAAATATCGCCTATTTGGGACCATTGTCTAGATTGTCTAAGATGTCAAAACGCCCTGCCCGTCAAGATGTAATTGTTGTTTTATCAGGTCCCGAGCCACAACGCACGTATTTGGAAGAGAAAGTTATAAAACAAGCCACTCAATTGCCATATCAGTTTTTGATTGTTGGAGGAAAACCCAAATCAGTAGAGGAAAAACAATTGGCTGTTAATATTCGATGGCAATCTTTTTTAGATTCGGATGCCTTACAAATTGCAATTGAAGAGAGTAGAATAGTTATTGCTCGTTCAGGTTATAGTACCATCATGGATCTATTGACCTTAGGTTGCTCAAAAGTTCTATTAATTCCAACACCAGGACAGACAGAGCAAGAATATTTGGCAAGAAGATTAGCCCAAAAAGGATTTTTTATAACTCAACAACAAGCCAATTTAGATTTGAAACAAAGCATTGATTCTTTGGCGAAAAAGGAATCTAAACCTTTTATCAAATATACACCAAAACAATTGGGAAATATAATTTCAAGCTATATAAAATAG
- a CDS encoding T9SS type A sorting domain-containing protein, with protein sequence MKKLFTLLFCLYTTINLFAQPGHDYYWVGTSSNTVQGSGEWTDLNSWRLDSLTGAIPSQVPISNNSVYFMADAFPTTLTGSDSVVITVSNNANCGTFYWDTNIPTLAKKIAFQTNTLGVTGPSSINLDVYGIFQLPSTEKLDFDFNGSLRFRSHDKLATIQTNGHKLLVKQVVFEGSDTTEFRLLSFLYIDDPKEYHYSRRLDIDGGFCYFYRGYLNFNGQDAILDRFDAYRTSFSARQLNIAGSHIQLIGHADYVWICNFNTAGTNYSFFDATGSHILVKDPQELAYAQQLWLGDVNYDTITTDVRYYTYLRRSSPTIQHLFLHNDNYFYDNLNATIENLYLYGGHFYRFNHRSPKITVENVFVDSDCDDFAVIMSWQGTPGKIIKKTPGTTLVLDKVILNGIEGDVSNGQSYVANNSIDGGGNTNWTINSPTARRMRFQYSNATASTHYWHNILNWQEWNGTTWVASGCLPTPADDVYFDGASFPVSGNHRMRIDSMAYCHDMRWLSGIDHRIQMYPQLYTNQTTQALNIFGTLELDEDMSVRCIGRNFNLWGADPDSIITKGVYVYPTLQLQPYANYHVVDTLAARLLQGLVNSYIHADNITMNLGQLYIHQRQFDSVECHLTYHRAYPFRDYGGYQHGVSYTGTTTFHFWGNNNYSNCSNVTNGDGRIYLYGSSCGNCTGAQPAAHFPNTVFHSQLYGLAHHMTVHGDLTMLEDGNFHYWNSNPTYYTQIRVLGDQPNGPYNGDMNLTAGKEYVFDSYRSNYYAPTHANAGLNSKIEVLGTLNAVGDCREPITIRTFNGNPMTLSVGSSNVEYAFIQGMDNSGNPVINAVNSVDGGGNSAINFTTSPTATTLYWRAHYGDPANFEGDWSDPGHWTSNPASLVGDSVCIPSSADTVVFDALSFSGTSNSCFIEGAAFCKTIWVKADIRLASRSFTAPTGNLFINESLLIDLPMTQYDYTGKITFIGSGGIVKTSNTMLINSYLTFRGTNGVWDLVDDFTLQNVHRAWHGILELKEGTLRTNNHTLNLYNAFYSYGQSERELDLGTSTVNMHCLGRNPDNGYTNVWFIPNGHRNIDVKGASSTINFYDNNITAYNLRMYMGYDSLTWRTVRNSGSYDANRIQYGVVNFMGANEISNITSYADYQHLNFLGTVYLRGDNLMDSIEFAGGHFYYLYQNTEQHLKAPHGRIISNGSGTNFVNIETYPSSRKSYFHKEWGDHSCLDFVKIKDNEATRGINPNTGTADNDLFFYTGTNSDNINGTATGIWNFSLLFSTHTAQAPIVTVCDGQDSVDITVAITGNDFYDIRYNWYDSLGNTGADTIQVNDDDNDPSTPYIFSLRRPVVASGFYAFDIATYRCDNRTAPAIDTAWVYKNVPNTLVEVDRTASCYLTNAGTWVDFYDDIDAKPILSIQDSLNAGDADSLQNVDVSVFFESSVQYYAGRPYLPRHWKITPSNNVGAKVRLYFTQAELDSLYVKTFHGVNGMAFGPSDAYLELWKFDAVPHINAAIGSSAPTIVPHTVIPLTGANRKALTSTAAVLAIEFEVASFSHFILTVREPVLLPIDLLSFDAIANDQKQVDLTWEVGTIQDLDYFEVLKSTDGQEFEFLETVLASNALHYQTTDKAPQGGYNYYRLRIYETDGSSYLSSIRVVDLPSTQILEVYPNPIREDNLTIRLSSETSQPLMVELINPLGQIVQTSLQTVDKGQNIFTLNTQPLEQGIYILRIRQGQVLVGQRKISKLE encoded by the coding sequence ATGAAAAAGTTATTTACACTTCTTTTTTGTTTGTACACCACCATTAATCTTTTTGCACAACCTGGACATGATTATTACTGGGTCGGAACTAGTTCCAATACAGTGCAAGGTAGTGGAGAATGGACCGATTTGAACTCATGGAGATTAGACAGTTTAACAGGAGCAATTCCATCGCAAGTCCCTATTTCTAATAATAGTGTGTATTTCATGGCAGATGCTTTTCCAACGACATTAACTGGATCAGATTCTGTTGTAATAACAGTAAGCAACAATGCCAACTGTGGTACATTTTATTGGGATACAAATATCCCAACATTGGCTAAGAAAATTGCCTTTCAGACCAATACCTTAGGAGTGACAGGTCCTTCAAGTATCAATCTAGACGTATATGGAATTTTTCAGTTGCCATCTACAGAGAAATTAGATTTTGATTTCAACGGTTCTTTGCGTTTTCGTTCTCATGATAAATTAGCAACAATCCAAACCAATGGGCACAAATTACTGGTAAAACAAGTGGTATTTGAAGGAAGTGATACCACAGAATTTCGATTGTTAAGTTTTTTGTACATAGATGATCCCAAAGAATACCACTACAGTCGACGATTAGATATAGACGGAGGGTTTTGCTACTTTTATAGGGGGTATTTAAATTTTAATGGACAAGATGCGATATTAGATCGCTTTGATGCTTATCGTACTAGTTTTTCAGCGCGACAATTGAATATAGCAGGTTCCCACATTCAACTAATTGGTCATGCAGATTATGTATGGATATGTAATTTTAATACAGCAGGAACCAATTATAGTTTCTTTGATGCAACAGGATCGCATATTTTGGTCAAAGACCCACAAGAATTAGCCTATGCACAACAACTTTGGTTGGGTGATGTGAATTATGATACCATAACAACAGATGTTCGTTACTATACTTATTTAAGACGTAGTAGTCCAACCATTCAGCATTTATTTTTGCATAATGACAATTATTTTTATGACAACTTAAATGCAACTATTGAAAATCTTTATCTATATGGTGGACATTTTTATCGTTTTAATCATCGCTCACCTAAAATTACAGTAGAAAACGTTTTTGTAGATTCAGATTGCGACGATTTTGCAGTGATAATGAGTTGGCAAGGCACACCTGGGAAAATTATCAAAAAAACACCAGGGACAACATTGGTATTGGATAAAGTAATCCTAAATGGAATAGAGGGAGATGTGAGTAATGGTCAAAGTTATGTTGCTAATAATAGTATTGATGGGGGAGGGAATACGAATTGGACAATTAATAGCCCCACGGCTAGAAGAATGCGTTTTCAATATAGCAATGCAACCGCCTCAACGCATTATTGGCACAACATTTTGAACTGGCAAGAGTGGAATGGGACAACTTGGGTTGCATCAGGATGTCTACCAACACCAGCCGATGATGTGTATTTTGATGGCGCTTCTTTCCCTGTATCAGGCAATCATAGGATGAGAATTGATTCGATGGCTTATTGCCACGATATGCGTTGGCTGTCAGGAATAGACCATCGAATTCAGATGTATCCGCAGTTATATACCAATCAAACGACACAAGCACTAAATATATTTGGAACGCTTGAGCTAGATGAAGATATGAGTGTGCGTTGTATTGGTCGTAATTTCAATTTGTGGGGGGCTGATCCAGATAGTATTATTACAAAAGGAGTCTATGTATACCCTACATTACAATTACAACCTTATGCCAATTATCATGTTGTAGATACCTTGGCAGCTCGATTGTTGCAAGGCTTGGTTAATTCTTACATCCATGCCGACAACATTACCATGAACTTAGGACAGTTGTACATTCATCAGCGTCAATTTGATAGTGTGGAATGTCATTTGACTTACCACCGTGCCTATCCTTTTAGAGATTATGGCGGTTACCAACATGGTGTTTCTTATACAGGGACAACTACCTTTCATTTTTGGGGAAATAACAATTATTCGAATTGTAGCAATGTAACCAATGGTGATGGAAGAATCTATCTATATGGATCTTCTTGTGGGAATTGTACTGGTGCACAACCAGCAGCACATTTTCCAAATACAGTTTTTCATAGCCAACTATATGGTTTGGCGCATCATATGACTGTTCATGGTGATTTGACGATGTTGGAGGATGGAAATTTCCACTATTGGAATAGTAATCCTACTTATTATACACAAATAAGAGTATTGGGAGATCAGCCCAATGGACCATACAATGGTGATATGAATTTAACGGCAGGCAAAGAATACGTCTTTGATTCATATCGTTCTAATTATTATGCTCCTACGCATGCAAATGCAGGTTTAAATTCTAAAATAGAGGTCTTGGGAACATTAAATGCAGTTGGTGATTGTAGAGAACCCATTACGATTCGAACATTTAATGGAAACCCAATGACATTGAGTGTGGGAAGTTCCAATGTAGAGTATGCTTTTATCCAAGGAATGGACAATTCGGGTAATCCTGTTATCAATGCAGTGAATTCTGTTGATGGAGGTGGAAATTCTGCGATCAATTTTACGACTTCTCCGACAGCTACAACGCTATATTGGAGGGCACATTATGGTGATCCTGCTAATTTTGAAGGAGATTGGAGTGATCCAGGGCATTGGACCAGTAATCCTGCTAGTTTGGTAGGGGATAGTGTTTGTATCCCTTCTAGTGCTGATACCGTTGTTTTTGATGCGTTATCATTTTCTGGAACAAGCAATAGTTGTTTTATAGAAGGAGCTGCATTTTGTAAAACCATTTGGGTTAAAGCCGATATTCGATTGGCGAGTCGTAGTTTTACCGCACCAACAGGCAATCTGTTTATCAATGAAAGTTTATTGATTGATCTACCAATGACGCAGTATGATTATACGGGCAAAATAACGTTTATTGGAAGTGGAGGTATTGTTAAAACAAGTAATACAATGTTGATTAATAGCTACCTTACGTTTAGAGGAACAAATGGTGTTTGGGATTTGGTAGATGATTTTACACTGCAGAATGTTCACCGAGCTTGGCATGGTATCTTAGAGTTAAAAGAAGGAACCTTGAGAACCAACAATCACACGCTTAATTTGTATAATGCATTTTACTCTTATGGACAATCAGAGCGAGAATTAGACTTGGGAACATCTACTGTAAATATGCACTGTTTGGGACGTAATCCTGATAATGGTTATACCAATGTTTGGTTTATTCCCAATGGTCACCGCAATATAGATGTGAAAGGAGCCAGTAGTACGATTAATTTTTATGATAATAATATAACCGCTTACAACTTGCGTATGTACATGGGATACGATTCTTTAACTTGGCGTACGGTAAGAAACAGTGGTAGCTACGATGCCAATAGAATTCAATATGGGGTAGTTAACTTTATGGGAGCTAATGAGATTTCTAATATTACAAGTTATGCGGATTATCAACACCTCAATTTTTTAGGGACTGTTTACTTGAGAGGAGATAATTTGATGGATAGCATCGAGTTTGCAGGAGGGCATTTTTATTATTTATATCAAAATACAGAGCAACACCTCAAAGCCCCTCATGGACGAATTATATCCAATGGTTCAGGAACTAATTTTGTTAATATAGAAACCTATCCAAGTAGCCGAAAATCTTATTTCCACAAGGAGTGGGGCGATCATTCATGCTTGGATTTTGTAAAAATAAAAGACAACGAAGCGACACGAGGAATCAACCCTAATACAGGTACGGCAGATAATGATCTGTTTTTCTATACAGGAACCAATAGTGACAATATCAATGGAACGGCTACAGGTATTTGGAACTTCTCGTTGTTATTTTCTACGCATACTGCACAAGCACCAATTGTAACGGTGTGTGATGGACAAGATAGTGTTGATATTACAGTTGCTATTACAGGAAATGATTTTTATGATATTCGTTACAATTGGTACGATAGCTTAGGCAATACAGGAGCCGATACCATTCAAGTAAACGATGATGACAATGACCCCAGCACACCTTATATCTTTAGCCTTCGTCGTCCTGTCGTTGCTTCTGGATTTTATGCCTTTGATATTGCGACTTATCGTTGTGACAACCGAACTGCTCCAGCGATAGATACAGCTTGGGTGTACAAAAATGTACCGAATACTTTAGTAGAGGTAGACCGAACTGCAAGTTGTTATCTAACCAATGCAGGAACATGGGTTGATTTTTACGATGATATTGATGCCAAACCAATTTTATCCATACAAGATTCTTTAAATGCTGGTGATGCAGACTCGTTACAAAATGTAGATGTATCTGTATTTTTTGAATCATCGGTACAGTACTATGCTGGTCGCCCTTATCTGCCTCGCCATTGGAAAATTACTCCTTCTAACAATGTGGGAGCTAAAGTACGCTTGTATTTTACTCAGGCAGAGTTGGATTCGTTGTATGTCAAAACGTTTCATGGAGTTAATGGGATGGCATTTGGTCCGAGCGATGCTTATTTGGAACTTTGGAAATTTGATGCAGTGCCACATATTAATGCGGCGATAGGATCTAGTGCACCAACTATTGTTCCACATACGGTTATTCCATTGACAGGAGCCAACCGAAAAGCATTGACTTCTACAGCAGCTGTTTTAGCAATAGAGTTTGAAGTAGCTTCTTTTTCTCATTTTATTTTAACTGTTCGAGAGCCTGTTTTATTACCCATAGATTTATTGAGCTTTGATGCCATTGCTAACGATCAAAAACAAGTCGATTTAACATGGGAAGTAGGAACAATTCAAGACTTAGATTATTTTGAGGTATTAAAAAGTACTGATGGTCAAGAGTTTGAATTTTTAGAAACAGTGTTGGCAAGCAATGCGTTGCATTATCAAACAACAGACAAAGCACCACAAGGAGGTTATAATTACTACAGGTTGCGTATTTATGAAACAGATGGAAGTTCTTACTTATCATCTATCCGAGTTGTTGACCTTCCTTCAACTCAAATTTTAGAGGTTTATCCGAATCCAATAAGAGAAGATAACTTAACCATTCGTTTGTCTTCAGAAACAAGTCAACCGTTAATGGTAGAGCTGATTAATCCTCTAGGACAAATTGTACAAACGAGCCTACAAACAGTAGATAAAGGACAGAATATCTTCACATTAAATACTCAACCATTAGAGCAAGGTATTTATATTCTTAGAATTCGTCAAGGGCAAGTTTTAGTTGGGCAACGAAAAATATCTAAATTAGAATAA